One window of Lytechinus variegatus isolate NC3 chromosome 2, Lvar_3.0, whole genome shotgun sequence genomic DNA carries:
- the LOC121407979 gene encoding uncharacterized protein KIAA0513-like, with the protein MMDSTCLSERLEMNGEKGPATEEIEQECKEFIENLVDRIFNNSSTIVQEDNAKFGIYSRTPEGRALFAKLVDSQRVNTKRVSEQTFYRLVQFFALCLFECNEADDFRPAKCLMNMSFTFFHYSEEVEDSTQDVITPNSDEAIDSINGGNNNAQGSPSNPKPPKVKSFLYTHLKEQPIWKCQRFWNASFFESVHHERTQQSPDGRRGHWRHMSSEEQELAEIMEENITFGQLATFLHNMMALGLSEEFTTRFLAKMGVIGNITRDQYEMLSANITSHFKAGKEPRRWSVSNLGTPIRQRLSSLMKLPSLH; encoded by the exons ATGATGGATTCTACCTGTCTGTCGGAGAGATTAGAGATGAATGGTGAGAAGGGACCTGCGACAGAAGAAATCGAGCAGGAATGTAAGGAGTTTATTGAGAATCTAGTGGATAGGATATTCAATAATAG TTCAACTATTGTGCAAGAGGACAATGCCAAGTTTGGAATATATTCGAGA ACACCAGAAGGAAGAGCATTATTTGCCAAACTGGTTGATTCACAACGGGTCAATACTAAACGGGTCTCTGAACAAACATTTTATCGACTTGTCCAATTTTTTGCACTGTGCCTCTTTGA GTGTAATGAAGCTGATGATTTCCGCCCTGCCAAATGTCTCATGAATATGAGCTTCACGTTCTTCCATTATTCAGAAG AAGTGGAGGATAGTACTCAGGATGTCATTACACCAAATTCTGATGAAGCGATCGATTCAATCAATGGTGGCAACAATAATGCACAAG GGTCACCTTCAAATCCAAAGCCTCCAAAAGTAAAGAGCTTCCTGTATACTCATCTTAAAGAACAACCAATATG GAAATGCCAAAGATTCTGGAATGCATCCTTCTTTGAGTCAGTACATCATGAGAGAACACAACAGTCGCCTGATGGAAGAAG AGGTCACTGGAGGCATATGAGTTCCGAGGAACAAGAGCTGGCAGAAATCATGGAAGAGAACATCACTTTTGGTCAGCTAGCGACCTTCTTGCACAACATGATGGCTCTAGGTCTGTCAGAAGAGTTCACAACAAGGTTCCTAGCCAAGATGGGTGTGATTGGAAACATTACTCGAG ATCAGTATGAGATGCTGTCAGCCAACATCACATCGCACTTCAAAGCCGGCAAGGAGCCCAGACGATGGTCTGTGAGCAACCTAGGTACACCTATCAGACAGAGACTAAGCAGTCTTATGAAGCTACCTAGCTTACATTGA